The DNA window CGTTTAAAATAAAAATAAAAAGATCAAGTTATGTTTGTGCAGGAAAGGGGCAACATGGTGAGCCACATTCTGACCCAAAAGCTGGATGAAGAAAAAGTGTTTAAAGATCCTGTCCATCGCTATGTCCATGTGTATGACAAACTGATCTGGGACCTGATCAACACCTCCGAGTTTCAGCGCTTGCGGCGCATCCGCCAATTGGGAACCAGCTATGTGACATTTCATGGCGCAGAACACAGCCGTTTTAATCATTCTCTGGGTGTGTACGAAGTAATGCGCCGTATTTTGGAAAAGTTTATGACCCGCCCTGCCTGGCAAGAGGCAATGCCGGGGTGGAGTGAAGAGGACCGCATGTTGTGTTTGTGTGCCGCTCTTTTGCATGATGTAGGCCATGGCCCTTTCTCCCATAGTTTCGAAAAAGTGTTTAACACCGATCATGAAGAATGGACAGGCAAGATTTTACTAGGGGAGACTGAAATCAATCAGGTCTTAAAACAGGTGTCGGACGACTTTCCCCACAAAGTGAATGAAGTGATTGCCAAAACGTATGAGAACAAATTGGTGGTCAGCCTCATCTCCAGTCAGATCGATGCCGACCGCATGGACTACCTGTTGAGGGATGCTTATTATACGGGGGTCAATTACGGCAACTTTGATTTGGAGCGTATTTTGCGGGTGATGCGCCCCCACGAGGAGTATGCGGTGATCAAATACAGCGGCATGCATGCCGTTGAAGATTACATCATGTCCAGGTACCAGATGTACTGGCAGGTTTATTTTCACCCGGTGACACGCAGCGCGGAAGTGATTTTGCGCAAAATTTTCAAACGAGTCAAAGATCTGTATGACGAGGGTTATGACTTTAACTGCCAACCTCATCTGCTGAAGGGGTTTTTAGAAGAAAAAATGGACCTAAAGGACTATTTAAGGCTGGATGAAAGCACAATCCTGTACTACTTTCAGATGTGGGTGGAAGAAGGGGATAGCATTCTGGCCGACTTGTGTGATAGATTTATAAATAGACGACTATTCAAGTACGTGGAATTTAATCCGTCCATCCATATGCGTCTGTATTCCGAGCTGGAGCAGCTCTTTAGACAGGCAGGCGTCAATCCCGATTATTATTTGGAATTTGAGTCTTCTTCCGACCTGCCCTATGATTACTACCGCCCCGGCGAAGAAGGGGAGCGCTTGCCTATCCATCTATTAATGCCTGGCGGGGAATTAAGGGAGCTGTCGCGGGCGTCTCATATTGTGCAGGCGGTTTCGGGCAAAGCGCAGACGGATCACAAGATTTATTTTGCCCAAGACCTGCTGGAAGAACGGGAGCAAGCGGGTTGCCGGGATGTGGTGGCCAAGATCAGACAAGCCCTGAGGGATGCGGAAAAGAGCGGAGCAAGATAAAGGGGGACGTACAGTGTTAAAGGAACATGCCAAGCTAATGTGTTTGCTGCAGCAGGCCGGGGAGATCAGCGGCCGCAAAAAGCTGCAGAAAATCGTGTATATCTCCAAAAAGTTTAAGTTTGACTTTGGTGAACGGTTTAACTTCCACTTTTACGGTCCGTATTCCGAGGAGTTAAGTCTTAAAATGGAGGAGTTACATAACCTGGGGTTTATCAGTGAGGATAAGGAGCACAAAAGCGGTTATACCCAGTATACGTACCGGTTGAGCGAAAAGGGAGAGGAATTTTTGCGCCTGTATCCAACGGAGATCAAGGGGCTAGAGCCTTTTGTGCGCCGGCTGAATCAGGAGAGCTCGCGCTTCTTGGAACTGGTTTCCACTCTCCTCTACTTTGATCATCTGCCCCAAGAGGAATTGATCAGCAAGGTGCAGAAAGTGAAAAGCAAACAAAAGTACACCGATGAAGAGGTGCACAAGGCGCTCAAGTTTATTGATGAACTGCGTGCTCTCTGCCATGTATGACGACCGGTTAACTGTGAACGTTTTGTGACATTATATCAACAGGGGATACGACTGGCTTCAAAAAGAGTAAAATGAAATTGAAGTCGCTAACATAAATAGACTGGGACAGCCAAAAGGCAGGAGGGATCACTCCTGCCTTTTGGCGTATGAACGGGATGGTCTGGCTAGGATGTTGGTCTGTCTGGAGGATTAAGACTGGGGAGGTTCATTGGCTTGCGGTTCCCGCCACCATTGTTTTAACCGTTGCCAGAAAGAAGCCGATTCATCCACTTCCAGCGGTTCGGGGATGGTATCAGGATCCGGCAAGTGCTCCGTACAAACGTCCACTGGTTCCGTGCCCTTTTTAAAATACAACAACCGTTTTACAGGACAGTGCTCGGTGGCCAGAAGTCCGTTCTCCGGATTAATATATGTACCGACAACACCGTTCGGGACAGGAAATAGTGCAGGGGGCTGATCAGCCAGCGCCTTCTCCAGGAAATGGGCCCACAGGGTGGCTGCCAGCCGCCCGTCATTGTTATGGTTGATCAGGCGGTTTTGGTCATAGCCCACCCACACGCCGGCCACCAGCTGGGGGGTAAAGCCGATCATCCAGGCATCCGTGTCGGTGGAA is part of the Caldalkalibacillus uzonensis genome and encodes:
- a CDS encoding HD domain-containing protein — its product is MVSHILTQKLDEEKVFKDPVHRYVHVYDKLIWDLINTSEFQRLRRIRQLGTSYVTFHGAEHSRFNHSLGVYEVMRRILEKFMTRPAWQEAMPGWSEEDRMLCLCAALLHDVGHGPFSHSFEKVFNTDHEEWTGKILLGETEINQVLKQVSDDFPHKVNEVIAKTYENKLVVSLISSQIDADRMDYLLRDAYYTGVNYGNFDLERILRVMRPHEEYAVIKYSGMHAVEDYIMSRYQMYWQVYFHPVTRSAEVILRKIFKRVKDLYDEGYDFNCQPHLLKGFLEEKMDLKDYLRLDESTILYYFQMWVEEGDSILADLCDRFINRRLFKYVEFNPSIHMRLYSELEQLFRQAGVNPDYYLEFESSSDLPYDYYRPGEEGERLPIHLLMPGGELRELSRASHIVQAVSGKAQTDHKIYFAQDLLEEREQAGCRDVVAKIRQALRDAEKSGAR
- a CDS encoding YwgA family protein; the encoded protein is MLKEHAKLMCLLQQAGEISGRKKLQKIVYISKKFKFDFGERFNFHFYGPYSEELSLKMEELHNLGFISEDKEHKSGYTQYTYRLSEKGEEFLRLYPTEIKGLEPFVRRLNQESSRFLELVSTLLYFDHLPQEELISKVQKVKSKQKYTDEEVHKALKFIDELRALCHV